DNA from Agarilytica rhodophyticola:
AAAAAACAAAGACAGTACTTTTTTGAGTTGGCTAGAAATTTAAGTGTTGAACCTGAAATACACTATTTAGATGCACCCAAAGATGTCCGTAAAAAACGGGTAGAAAAGAGAAATATTGAAAAAGACCCTAGTGTTTACTCATTCGAAGTTAATAATCTCATGTTTAATTTCATGGAAACAAAATTTGAAATTCCAAGCCAAAAAGAGCTTAAGAATGGCCGCACAATAGAGGTATAACAAGAACATTAGAAAGCACCGACAAAAACGTGGGCTAGATGCGGTAGCTGTCGAATTTTATGTAAATGTCATGACTTAGGAGTATCAATGAGACGAACCACTCTATTCTTTTTTATAACAATGCTAATCGGTTGCACTGCAACTGGGCCAGCCTTCGAGCAGGTTGCTGAGCCTCAAAATGAAAAAGCTATAGCTTATTTTTTCCGCCAAGCTGCATTTTACGGTTCTGGAAGCTGCCCTGATTTAATTATCGATCAGAAAAAAATGGGTTGTCTCAAGAACGGAGGGTTCTTCGAAGTTGAATTGGAGCCTGGTGAACATACCATTCTCTTCGATAAAGGAACTTGGGAGCCAGATAGAGATCTTCGCACGAATATTTTAGTTAAATCTGGGAAAATATATTTTTACGAATATGGCCAAGTTATGACAGGTATATTTGCAACACCGGGCTTTGGCTCTGTTTCCGGGGAAGAAAACTTTTATCGAAAAACTAGAGAGTATTCAGTAGCTATACTAAAGAAGCTCAAGGAGTCATAACATATCAATTTTACGACAAGACTTCACTTCAACTAAAGTGCCGCTGAGTAAGGCATTGTAAATCAATGAGAGAGAAAAGGTAATTCACAGTGAATGAAGCAGAAAAAGAAATGGCTAGGGAATATTACAAAGAGTTGGTCGAGCAAGAGAGCGTTTCTCTGGCCTTTGTTAGTTCTATTGTCGGAGTCATACCTTCGTTTTTATCCATTTTCTTCTTGATGACGGGTGGCAAATTACCAGTAATACTTTTTGTTTTACCGGGTATAATTATTGGAGTATGTGCAAAATTTGGTGGTGGTAAGGCATTCCGTCCTTGGGTAAAAAGTATTCCAGCTTTACTTACTTTCGTATTAATGATTTCTTCATGGCTCGTTTTAGGATTAAGTCATTGGTTTTTAATACTGGCGGTGCCAAGCGCAGCTCTTGCCTACATAATCGGTAAGCCAAGTCTTACAGAGAGACAAAAGCTTGCCTACTATAGAGTTAAGCGTGGGCTGGTTGATTTATAACAAAATTATCAAATTGACCCGCACACTATAGGCCAACTATAGCGGCATTAAGCCCCATAATAACCCAGCTCTCAGAATAGAATTATCACTTGTTAGAAGCAACGATCGCATTAATCTCAACGACAGCGCTACTGCTTGGCTCACCAGGTCCGGCACCAATTGCTCTTGCAGCTAGTGGCGCCTCATTTGGCATAAAAAATAGATTACCTTTTCTTACGGGTATTATCCTTGGACTAGCTATTGCCATAGCAGGAGCCGCTCTAGGTCTAGCAACACTTTTTAGTACATTTCCAAATGCGAAAAATCTTGTCCAAATTATTGGAGGGGCATACATTTGTTATATTGCGTACAAAATTGCAACCTCTTCTCTTTCTGTACAAAATGAAAAATCAAATGCCCCTACTATAAGAGATGGTTTTATATTTAACCTTCTTAATCCCAAGGCATATGCAGCATTCTTGGCCATTTTTTCACAATTCTTATTACCCGCTACAAATATCATTATTAGTTATTTCCTAACTGGTTTAGTGTGCATATTGGTCGCACTTGTCGTAGATTCCATATGGTTACTGTTCGGCAATATACTCAGACCCGTTTTTAGCAAGCCCGAACAAGCCAAAGTGACCAGGCTCTTTTTGGCCATCGGTATGGTTATCGCTGTTGTTTGGAGTTTTCTATGAGGTATAACCCTGCGCTTAACACGTATATCCCCACATGCTATACCAGGGCAAATACGCAGCACAGCTTTGTTATTTTCTCGCTGCATATATGCCCGTGAGCTTAGCGTTATGAATCTAAAAAGGATTAAAGATGTTTAGACTTTTTAAAAGTAAACCTGTCTTATCTAAAGAAGATACTGCCTTTTAAGTTGTTACTTTTAAATAGTTATTAAAATATTTTGATGGAGATAATTTTTATACCCATAACCTAACTACTACTCAACCAGAGGAGCCACCCGGAGGTTGGCATAATTGGGAATTTGCAACGGATATTATAGCTATATTTCTTAGCTCTGGAGTATTCATGGCAAATTCTGCCACCAATTTCCAATAGTTTTCGCAGGTCGATTTTAAAGATTGGAAATATAATCGCGATAGCTATCTATCAAAATCAGAACATATATATACCTTAGCTATTTTCCTACTAATTGAAAAAGTGTCTATTGATACAACCTTATACCATTTAAAACTTAATTTAAGAAAAACTCTAAAAAATATATAAAAGAGCTATCGGTATCTGTGTGTATCGAGGAACTATTGGCGATTGATTTTGTGTCACCGAGTCATAACACTCTAAGCCAACAGGGCGATGCAAACGGTGCCTATGCTTGAGGCGTTAGGAGTAAAATAGCTGTTGAAGCCATTCCGATTTGTTGGTTTTACCACAGAAGCTAGGAGGTTAAAAAATAAAAACTGTTAATATTGCAAATTTATATTTGATGCTTTATGTGTAAAAAACACCGACATATAAAACGCTACCTACACTCTCTCTATCTCTATCTCTATTTGATAGTTCAACGTCCATTTCAGTTTATCTAAACCAGCCCCTGCAACTTTTGCAAATATAAGCCCGTATGTATCGATAAGATGTTACGACACTTCAAACATTTAATTACAAGGAATAATAAATAATGATCAATATCTACGTTAACGGGCATGGCTATATAAAACAGACTGAAAAATTCAAGGCTGATTACAAAATCCATACTTATGTTAAAGAAGGCGAAATGTTTGATGGTAGAGAATTATCGTGTGTTATTAACGATAAAGCTAAAAACTATCCATCTCGTTCTAATGGTGATCCCAAGATTGAAGTCCACGAGGAGCATGCCAAACAGGCAGAACTTTACGAGCATCTACTTGTAACAACACAGCAAACATATAAGGCAGATCTTGTATTTCAAGGTTTTTTTAAAGCGAGCAAAGATAATGGGGTCAAGTATACTCAGCTATCGAGTGGTAAACTCTATTTCCTAAAGAAAGCCACTCAAGTATATGTCACAGACTATGATAAAATTGTTCCCTTCTCTAAAATCATTAAAGAAGTTAAAGATGAAATTCTCGGGCCCCATGTAGCAGAGTTTCATTGGACCGCATGTCGGTCAATGCTTACACCACAATATTGTAATTCGGAGAAGCTTATAGCAGACCTGTGTTTTAATATGTATGAAAGTGAAGGGGATACAAGAAGGCGAAAACTGGTTTAGCTTATTTGTAGCTTATCTTCGCTTTATAGAGTTTTTGCGATTGGTATTTAACAACAAAATGGCGCCAAATTTAACATTAGCCGATATGCAAGTTGATCTCACTAAGGGCAGAAGACTAACCTTTAACAATACTATTAATAGCTAAGACGAAACGTTAGGTATACTGCCCGGATGAACAGGATATAGAACATCTAAGCGAATTGCTGTAACCTATTGAATCTGTTAGAGTTTTATTATCAATATTCATTAGGAAGCTATTGTAGATAGGTTGGATAAACGGGAAATCCGAATAATATTCTATTAGCTACCTATTAAAGGTTGGAGTATTCTTTGAAAAAAATCCACTTATTAGCAGTAAAACAAGCGATGTTCATCCCTGTATTCGCTTTCTACAATATATTCGTAGGGCTATTTGCAGCAGACTATAGTGTTATATCTCAACATATAAGTGAGCTGGCTTTAGAATCCCCGTTTTTTGCGTACTCTCATCGACTTACGGATATATTAATTGGTTTGTCTATGTGCTTATTCTCAACAGTTTGTCTTTCGATTGCCAAAGCCAAGTTTACTTTTTTAACAATGTTTGCCTTTGGCATAACATGGATTTTTGCTGGTATATTTATTTTAACGAGTCCATTACATGATATTTATGGATTGACAACCATTTTAATAGTGGTTCCAGTTCTATTTGCATTAGAAATGCGAGACTATTATTTATCAAGGAACTTTCAAAACCTCTGTGTCTTGGTGAC
Protein-coding regions in this window:
- a CDS encoding DUF2846 domain-containing protein, coding for MRRTTLFFFITMLIGCTATGPAFEQVAEPQNEKAIAYFFRQAAFYGSGSCPDLIIDQKKMGCLKNGGFFEVELEPGEHTILFDKGTWEPDRDLRTNILVKSGKIYFYEYGQVMTGIFATPGFGSVSGEENFYRKTREYSVAILKKLKES
- a CDS encoding putative adhesin codes for the protein MINIYVNGHGYIKQTEKFKADYKIHTYVKEGEMFDGRELSCVINDKAKNYPSRSNGDPKIEVHEEHAKQAELYEHLLVTTQQTYKADLVFQGFFKASKDNGVKYTQLSSGKLYFLKKATQVYVTDYDKIVPFSKIIKEVKDEILGPHVAEFHWTACRSMLTPQYCNSEKLIADLCFNMYESEGDTRRRKLV
- a CDS encoding DUF998 domain-containing protein, yielding MKKIHLLAVKQAMFIPVFAFYNIFVGLFAADYSVISQHISELALESPFFAYSHRLTDILIGLSMCLFSTVCLSIAKAKFTFLTMFAFGITWIFAGIFILTSPLHDIYGLTTILIVVPVLFALEMRDYYLSRNFQNLCVLVTLIHTVFFWFFNYGFMPFEYKGVTQRVWVAITLVWYGLAAYQVVSVANK
- a CDS encoding LysE family translocator — its product is MLEATIALISTTALLLGSPGPAPIALAASGASFGIKNRLPFLTGIILGLAIAIAGAALGLATLFSTFPNAKNLVQIIGGAYICYIAYKIATSSLSVQNEKSNAPTIRDGFIFNLLNPKAYAAFLAIFSQFLLPATNIIISYFLTGLVCILVALVVDSIWLLFGNILRPVFSKPEQAKVTRLFLAIGMVIAVVWSFL